Genomic segment of Paraburkholderia agricolaris:
CTGAAAGAGCGCGTCGCGGGGCAACGCATCGTCGTCGTCGCTATCGTTCGCGCCGGCTTCGCCGCCTTGTTCTTCCTCGCGCAAATCGATGCGCGCATTGGCCAATGTGGTCAGATTCCGCTGATCGAGCAGCGCGAGAATTTGCGCGATCTCCGCGAGGCGCGCCTCTTCCCATTCACTGACTTCGCGCTTGGCCTGACGATAGCTCGAGATTAGCGCGATACCCCAGATCAGCACGATGCTGGTGAGGATCAGCAGCATCAGGCGGCGGCGTATCGATGCCGGCATCAAGCTTTCTCCACCACGTAGCCGATATTGCGCACGGTTCTGATCAGCTTGGCACCGAGTTTTTTGCGCAGATTGGACACGTGGACTTCGATCGCATTGCTTTCGATCTCTTCCTGCCAGCCGTACAGACTTTCTTCCAGCCGTGAGCGTGACTGCGGAATGCCCTGATTGGTCAGCAACTGCATCAGGATTGCCCATTCACGCGAGGTGAGGGGCACACGCGTATTGCCGATTTCGACGGTTTGCGCGGCGGGATTGACCGTCAGATCCTGATAGTGGATCAGTTCGATGCTGCGCCCTTGCGCGCGGCGCAACAGGGCCCGGCAACGGGCAATCAGCTCGGTCAGATCGAAGGGCTTGCCGAGATAATCGTCGGCGCCCGCTTCGAGGCCGCCGACACGATCCACCACCGTGCCTCTCGCGGTCAGCACCAGCACCGGCACATCCTTGCCGGCGTCGCGCAGCCGTTTCAGCAGGTCCATACCCGATACCCTGGGCAGGCCCAGGTCGAGCAGGACCAGCGCATAGGCGGTAGTATCGAGCGCAAGACCTGCCTTGTGACCGTCGCGTGCCCAATCGACCGTGAAACCGGCTTGACGCAGTCCCGCTTCAATACCGCAGCCGATCAGATCGTCGTCTTCTACGAGGAGTACGCGCATGGGGGGAAAGACTCCGTTCGATGTTCATTGCATTGCTGCGGCAACAGCTTTTCGTCGATGTGAGCTTCAGTGAGCTTCAGTGAGCTTCAGGCCGCATATCCGAAGTGTAACGATCATGTCCATGACACGCTTTATACCTCGTTCTTCCTTAAGGTTTCCTTCAGCTAGAATCGCTACCATCGCCTCTGGATTGTTACTGTCGTGTGGCCGTCATGAGCATACGGCATTACGTCGAGTTGTCAGAATATTGCAACTCAATCGTAATAACATCGACCGAAAGTACGGCCGGCGCTTTGGTGGGCGCTTTCGTCAGCGCTTTTTCCGGCGAATGGCACCCCCCACGTCGGCGTGCGTTTCGTCAGGCCACGAGATCACGCCATGAAGCCAGTCACGATCGACATGTTGCGGGCCCATCTGATGGCGGCTTCGCTCACGGCCATGGGTACTCAGGTGCTCGCCTTGCTGGCCCTGCTGGTCATGCCGGTTTCCTCGCAAGTCTTCAGTTCCACGAGTTTCCAGATCCTTGCGCTCGCGCTGATCGCGAGCGGCGTTGTCGTGATGCGCCAGTTCGCGCAAGCCGCTTTCAACTTCGCCTTCCAGAGCCGGCACGCAACCCAGGCCGGCCGGACCGTGCTGATTGACGCGGATTGTCCGTGGCGTTGGTTCGTTGTGCTTCATCTACGCTTTACGGGTAGACCGTTCGTGCTGGCCAGGCCCTGACGGACACAAGCGATGGCAGCGCATTCATTGACAGCATACCAATGGGTCCTGTTATTCGGCTGCGCGTCGGCGTCGCTTTATGCGATGCTGGCAGCGGTGGCGATGCCGTTTTTTGCCGCGCGCCGCGGACGAACGGCGAGAGCGGCGGCGGCTGCGAGCGCCGCCTCCAGGGCCGCGGATGTTTTAACTCCCTTTGCCGGTGTCGGCGTCAGCGTTCTTAAGCCGCTGTGCGGCGCCGAGCCGCGTCTGTACGAAAATCTCAGAACCTTTTGCGACCAGCGTCACGGGAATTTCCAGCTCGTGCTGGGCGTGTCTTCGCCGGACGATCCGGCCATTGCCGTGGTGCGCCGTTTGCAGGCCGCGTACCCGGGGCACGATATCGAGCTTGCGGTCGATACGCGTGTGCACGGCAGCAATCTCAAGGTCAGCAATCTGATCAACATGGCGGAGCGGGCGCGCCATGAGTTGATTGTGATTGCCGATAGCGACATCGCGGTCGAAGCCGATTATCTCGACAGCGTGGCCGCGCCGCTGGCCGATCCACGCGTGGGGGTCGTGACCTGTCTCTACGTGGCGCAGGGCGTCGGCGGTTTCTGGCCGCGAGTCGGTGCGTTGTTCATCAACGAGTGGTTTGCTCCGTCTGTGCGTGTCGCGCATGCGGTCGGCTCGCGCCGCTTCGGTTTTGGCGCGACGCTCGCGTTGCGCCGCGCAACGCTTGAGCGTATTGGCGGTTTCGACGCGTTAAAAGACTGTCTCGCGGATGATTACTGGCTCGCTGAACACGTGCGGGCACGCGGACTTCGGACGGTGCTGTCGCGTGTGATGGTGGCCACCGATGTCATCGAGCCGACCTTTTCCGCGTTATGGCAGCGTGAGACGCGTTGGCTGCGTACGATCCGTTCGGTGAACCCGCCTGGTTTTGCGTCGTTGATCATCACGTTCCCGACGCCGTGGCTGCTGGCCGGCGCATGGCTGACCCACAGCCTTGCGAGCGCGCCGTTCGACGGCGTGCATCTGTGGGCGGCGCTGGCGAGCGGCGCGGGCACGGCGGCGGGGTTTGCCGCGCGCATGCTGCTGCATCTGCGTTCCGCGCGTCATGAGCGCACCTTCTGGCGCGATCTGCCGCTGGTGCCGTTGCGCGATGTCTTGCTGATGTTCCAGTGGCTCGCGGCCGCGTTTGGCTCGCATGTGGTGTGGCGCGGCCAACGCGTGCGGGTCGACACCTCCACGTCTACCACGCAACCTGCGGCGTTGCGCGTAATGGATGTCATGGAGACGTCGGATGGCGGCTAAGCCACGTGGGTTGATCGTCACGGCCGACGATTTCGGCCTGCATCAACGGGTGAATCTGGCGGTCGAGCAGGCGCACCGGCATGGTGTGTTGACGGCTGCGAGTCTGATGATCGGTGCGCCTGCCGCGGACGATGCGGTGGCGCGTGCTCGCGCGCTCCCGGGGTTGCGGGTTGGCCTGCATCTGGTGCTGGCTGACGGCGACGCCGTCACGCCGCGCGACGGGATTGCCGCGCTGGTTGACGAGCATGGCCGGTTCGGCGACAACATGGTGCGCGACGGGGTGCGGTTTTTCTTTTTGCCGCACGTTCGCAAACAGTTGGCGCGGGAAATTCGCGCGCAATTCGAGGCGTTTGCGAAGACGGGGTTGATGCTCGATCATGTCAACACGCACAAGCATTTTCATTTGCATCCGACGGTGCTGGGTTTGATTCTGGAGATTGGCCGCGAGTACGGGATGCGGGCGATGCGGTTGCCGTTCGAGGTTAGCGCGCCGGTGTGGTTACGGCCGTGGATTTCGCGGGTGCGGGCGAGGTTGGATCGGGCGGGGATCGTGCACAACGATTATGTAGTTGGGATTGCTGATAGTGGACGGATGGATGAGGCGGTGTGGCTCGCTGCGCTTGCCGATTTGCCGCATGGGGTGGGGGAGATTTATTGTCATCCTGCGTTTGCCGGCGATCGGGTTTTGAGTGATGGGATGCGGGATTATCGGCATGCCGATGAGTTACAGGCGCTTTTGTCGCCTCGGGTTGGTGAGGCGATTCGGGGGTTGGGGGTTCGGGTGGGTGGGTTTGGGGATGTGTTTAAGGGGTGATTTTTTTGCCTGCTCGGCGGGTTCTGATTTGGGTGTTGGTCTTTTGGCCTTTGGCTTTTCCTTGTTTTGTTAGTGGTCTATTAGCGTTCCCCCTGTGCGGGGGGCACCTACTTTTCTTTGCCTGCCGCAAAGAAAAGTAGGCAAAAGAAAGCGGCTCACCCCGCTAGCTCATAAGCGGGTCCCCTGGCTTGGAGGGGGTAGTGGTGCATCTGGAATCTGTCGCCTCGCACATTCGGCGTTAGTGACAAGGCAGTCATACCTCCGGCGACGCTGCGCGCGCCGATACCCTGCTCATAAAACCGCCCCTGCGTTTCGCACACACATCTCGCGCGGCGTAAGGGCCGGTTGTGCTCGGAACCGCTATCATCGGCATCATTTCATTCGAAGTACGAACGTTTAACAGCCAGCAACCCGGCTTGCTCACTGCGCGAAACAGACCCGCTGGTTTCCCAGGCAAACCCGTCCGCGACGCACGCAGTGCGGAGTGGGAGCTGATGAGTCCTTTGTCAACGGCGCGGAGTGTGCGGGAACACAGATTCCAGATGCACCACTACCGCTACTGTGCGGGGGACCCGCTTAAGAATTAGCGGTTTGAGCCGCTTTCTTTTGCCTAGGCGGTTTCAAAATACAAGTGCAACAGCCTCAGTTAGGATGCGTTGCATGGGAAAAATATACGAACATCTGAGCGTCGAAGAGCGCGGCGTGATCTTTGCGATGAAGATGGAGAATCGCAAATCAAGCGAGATTGCGCTCGCTTTGCAGCGCTCGCGCAGCACGATCAGTCGGGAGTTGAGGCGCAATAACTGGAAGCCGAAGCACGAACGCGGCGCACTGGGCAGGCCGCCGGTTGCGGGTGGATACAATGCAACATCGGCCGGGCGCAGGGCTGCACAGCTTCGTCATAAGCCGCGTCGCGAACGCAAGCTACAGCCTGAAGGAGCCCTGTGGGCTGAAGTGCGTCAGCATCTGGACGAGTGTCACTCGCCCGAACAGATTTCTGCCGAACTCAAACGTACCCATCCAGACGAACCTGCCTTGAATGCCTCACACGAAACCATCTACAACGCCATCTACGCCATGCCGCGTGGCGAACTCAAGCGCGAGTTGGTGGGTCTGTTAAGACAGGGGCGTAGCACGCGCAAGCCGCGCACGCGAGGCGAAGACCGACGGGGCAAACTGGTCGATATGGCTAGCATCCATATCCGGCCTCCGGAGGCCAATGAGCGGCGGATTGCCGGACATTGGGAGGGGGATCTGATCAAGGGTGCGGGCAACCGTTCGGCAGTGGGCACACTGATCGATCGCAGCACGCTGTTCGTGATGCTGGTGAAGATGGAGGACAGCACCGCCGAAGCCGCGCTCAAGGCGTACAGTGCGGCGTTTGCGCCGCTCGATCCGGATTTGCTGAAGACCCTGACTTACGATCAGGGCAAGGAAATGGCGCTACACAAGAAGCTGGCCGAAACAACCGGTATCAAGGTGTATTTCTGTGATCCGCATAGTCCCTGGCAACGCGGTATCTGCGAGAACACCAATGGGTTGCTGCGCCAGTTCCTGCCGAAGGGCGTGGACCTGTCAAAGTTCACGCAGCGCGAACTCGATGCCATCGCGCTGAACCTGAATCGGCGACCTCGCAAAACACTCGGCTGGCGCCGGCCCGGCGAGGTCTTCATTGATAACTGCGCCAGACAGGGAATTGTTATCGACCCGGCTGTTGCACTTGGTATTTGAAACCGCCCTACTTTTCTTTGCGGCCCCTCCATGTCAGGCTAGTTGTCGCCTCACTCGAACGATTGATGTAAAGATGGAGGGCGGACAGCGAATGGAATATGAGACGCTATTCAGCAGAGACGCGGGAATGGGTAGTCAAACAGATGATGCCGCCGTTCAATCGTGCGGTCATCGAGCTGGCAGGGGCGACGGGCATCACGACGGTGACACTGCGTGCCTGGCGGCAGAGCGCGAGACAGGCTGGGGGATTCATGCCGGGCAATGGCAAGACAAGCGATCAATGGTCGAGCGCCGACAAGTTCAGGGTGGTGCTGGAGACGGCATCGCTGAACGAGGTGGAGACCTCAGAATACTGCCGTAGCAAGGGCATTTATCCGGAGCAGATCCGGCAGTGGCGTCAGGCGTGCGAGCAGGCCAACGTGCCGGAGGCGAAACTCACGGCTGCCCAGCGCAAGGAAGTGAAGGCTCACCAGAAGCGCATCCGTGAACTGGAGCGCCAGCTCAAGCGCAGCGATGCGGCCCGTGCGGAGGCGGCGGCGTTGCTGAACCTGCGAAAAAAAGCCGACGCGATCTGGGGCAAGGAAGAGGAAGACTGATCAGCAGCCCGGATCGCGATGAAGCCATGCAGTTGATCGATGAAGCCGTACGGCAAGGGGCATGCCGCTCGCGAGCATGCGAGCAGTTGGGGCTCAGCATACGCAGTGTCCAGCGCTGGCGCCTGTTGCCGCATGACGGGCGCACTCAGGTGAAGCGTGCAGCGCCGCCCAACAGGCTGAGTGAAGCCGAGCGGCAGGCCGTACTCGATGCGGCCAACCGCCCGGGCTACGCGAGCCTGACGCCGCACCAGATCGTGCCGAAACTGGCCGATGAGGGGGTTTATCTGGCTTCCGAATCGACGTTCTACCGGGTGCTGAAAGCGGCAGGACAGGGCCAGCGCCGGGGCCGCGCGCGTGCCCCGCAACGACGCACGCTCACGACGCATTGTGCCGATGGTCCGAATCAGGTGTGGTGCTGGGATATCACCTGGATGCCGACCACGGTAAGGGGCCGGTACTTCTACTGGTACATGATGAAGGACATCTACAGCCGCAAGCTGGTGATGAACGAGGTCTGGGAGCAGGAGTCGGCCGAGCACGCGAGCGTGCTGCTGGCCAAGGGGTGTCTGCGTGAAGGCGTCGCCGGGCGTCCGCTGGTGCTGCACTCTGATAACGGCAGTGCAATGAAAGGCGCCACCATGCGCGCGGCGATGATCGATCTGGGTGTGCAGCCTTCGTTCAGCCGGCCGCGTGTGAGCAACGACAACGCTTTTGCCGAATCGCTGTTCCGAACGGCGAAGTACTGTCCGTTGTGGCCAGAGCAGCCGTTCGACACGCTGGAGGCGGCTCGGCAATGGGTGCAGCGCTTCGTGCAGTGGTACAACGAAGAGCACTGTCACAGCGGTCTGAAGTATGTCAGCCCGGGCCAACGTCACCGGGGCGAAGCCAGTGACCTGCTGGCCCGACGGCGAGCGCTGTACCGGAGCGCACGCATGCGAAACCCGGCGCGCTGGTCAGGAGCTATCCGGAACTGGCATCTGGCAGACGCGGTCTATCTGAATCCGGAACGAACCTCGGCCTCGGCCCAAATGTACAGGCAGGCAGCGTAACGGTTCACGCGACAACTACCTTGACACACACCGCGGCAGGCAAAGAAAAGTAGGTGCCCCCCCGCACAGGGGGAACGCTAATAGACCACTAACAAAACAAGGAAAGGCCAAAGGCCAAAAGACCAACACCAGAACAGACCACGATCACAGCAAGGAAAGGCCAACACCCAAAAACCACACCCAAAACCAAACCAAAACCACCTCGCCGAGCAGGCAATCACCACCCCTTCAAACACCTCCCTTCTTCATCAACAACTTCAACACCACAGGCAAAAGCAACAACACCAACGGCAACTGCACAATCAACCCAGAAATAATGGCAACTGCCAGCGGTTGCTGCATGGCCGACCCTTGCCCAAGGGCAAAAGCAAGCGGCAGCAATGCCAAAATAGCCGCAATAGTCGTCATGGCAATCGGCCGCAACCGATTCCGCCCCGCCGCGATCAGCGCCTCCTCAAACCGGACACCTTCATCCCGAATCAACCCCTGCAACTCCGATACATAAAAAATCGCCACCTCGGTCACGATGCCGATAATCATCGTCATCCCCATCATCGCGGAGATGTTCAACTCGATCCCGGTGACCCATAACCCGATAAACACCGCGCCCGCTGCCAGCAACGGCATCGCCATCACCGCTAGCGCAACGCGAAAACGCTCGTACAGAAACAGCAGCAAGCCAAACACCAACGCAATCGCCGCGCCGAACACCGTCAACAAACCCTTGAAAGCAATCTGCTGCTGCTGGTACAAACCACCCAGTTCGTAATACACGCCAGCAGGCAACAAACTTCCATCGCTCAACACGCGCTGCACGTCCGCGATCGTCGAGCCCAGATCGCGGCCGTCGATCCGCGCAGTCACCGCCACCATCCGCTTGAGATTGTCGCGGCTGATTTCCGGTTGGCCCGTCACCGTCACCTGATCGGCAACGCGATTCAGCGCGAACAGATGGCCGTCCGGCGCGCGAATCTGCAACTGCCCCAGTTGCGTATCGGTGAGCTTCAATGCGCCAGCCACGCGCACCCGCACGCCCACTGTCTTCGGCCCGCTCTGAAACTGCGTCGCAAGGTTGCCCTCCACCATGTCGGACACAGCCTGCGCAATCGACTGCGGGTCCATTCCCTCCGCCGCCGCAGCCTCCGGCCGGATGTGCAGTTCAAGCGCGTCGCCCGCCGGATTGATGCCATCGTTGACATCCACCACGCCCTGAATCTTGCCGATTCGCGCGGCCACGTTGCGCGCGGTCGTGTCGAGCGTGGTCTGGTCGTCGGAGTAAATCTTGATCTGGACCGGCTGGGGCACCGCGGTGAGGTCGCCGATCAGATCCTCCATCAACTGCGCAAGTTCGATATTCACGCCGGGCACCTGCGTCTCGATCTTCGAACGGACTTCTTCCATCACCGTTTCAATCGGCTCACGGCCACTCGATTTCAAGCGGATGAAGAAGTCCCCCTTATTGGGTTCGTTCAGATCGCCGCCAAGACCGGCGCCGGTACGGCGCGAGTAAGTCGCGATGTTCGGATTCGCGCGGATGATGCCCTCGATCTGCTTCATCAGCCGGTCGGTTTCGGTCACGGACGTGCCCGGTTCGGTGTGGTAGTCGAGCACGAAACCGCCTTCGTCCATGCTCGGCATAAACCCGCTGCCCACTCGCGTGAACGCGAATGCGGCCACCACGATCAGCGGCACCACGCCGAGCAGCACGAGAGGCGGTCGCGCCGTCACGTGCTCGATCAGAAAGCCGTAGCGCCGGTTCATCCATGAGGCGAAGCGGGTTTCCTTGTGTTCCTCGGCGTCCTTCGGCGTCAGCCAGCGGTCGCACAGAATCGGCACGGCGAGCCACGTGACGAGAAACGAAATGAACAGCGCGCTTGCCATCGTCACCGAGAGCGCCTTGAAGAACGCGCCCGTCACCCCCGACAGAAACGCGAGCGGCACGAAAATGATCAGCGTCGCCGCCGACGATCCGGCAAGCGGTCGCGTGAACTCGAGCGCCGCCGCCATCACGCGGCCATGGAACTTGTGCGCACCGCCTTCACGCATGCGTCGCACGATGTGTTCGATCATCACGATGGCGTCGTCGATCACGAGGCCGACCGCGGCAGCCATGCCGCCGAGCGTCATGATGTTGAAGCCCATGCCGAACACGTCGAGCAGCAGGATCGTGGCGGCCATCACGACCGGCACCAGGGCGACCGCGATCGCCGTGATCTTCCAGTTGCGCAAAAAGGCAAACAGCGTGAACGCAGCCAGCACCACGCCGATCATGATCGCGTCGCGCACGCTGGTCGCCGAGGCGATCACCAGCTCGCTCTGGTCGTACCAGTTCGACAGGTGCACGCCCGCCGGCATCTGATGCTGGAAATCTGCGAGTTTCGCGCGGATCGCCTTGGCCATCGCCACGCTGTTCGCGCCGGGCTGCTGGTAGACGTTGAGCAGCACGGCGTCCTGACCGTCGGCCGTGACGCGCATCCATTGCGGTACGACGCCCTGACGAACGGTCGCGATGTCGCCGAGGCGGATTTGCGTCGCGCCATTGCTTGACACCACCACGTTGCGCAGTTCGTCGAGTCGCGTGATCGTGGTGTTGGCAATCACGAGATACAACTTGTCGTGATCCTCAATGCGGCCGTTGGCCATCAACACGTTGCTCGCGCCGATCGCTTTCGAGACGTCCGGAAGGGACAGCTTGTAAGCGGCAAGGCGCGCTGGATCGATCGCGACTTCAAATTCGTCCTGCGCGCCACCCGTCACATCGACACGCGCGACCCCTTCCACTGAAGACAGCAACGGCCGCATCTGGAACTGCGCGAGATCGCGCAGCGCCGACAGCGACTGCTGTTTCGATGTCAGGCTATATGCGAGTACCGGGAACACGGTCGGGTCCATGCGCCGGACCTGCATCGAGGTGCCCTGCGGGAGCGTCGCGAGAATCTCGCTGATCGCCGACTGAGCCTGCAACGTGGCTTGCGCCATGTCGGTGCCCCAGTCGAAATTGATCGAGATTTCCGCCGCGCCTCGGCTCGTGGTCGACTCGACGTCGCGCACGTTCGGCACGCGGCGCAGCGCTTCTTCGACCGGCATTGTGACGAGCGTGGCCATCTGTTCAGCGGGGCGGTCACCCGCGTCCAGCGAGACGACGGCACGCGGAAACGCGACGTTCGGGAACAGCGAGATCGGCAGCCGAAATGCGGTCAGCGCGCCCGCGATCGCCAGCAACGCGATCACGAACAGCAGTGAGCGCCGGTGCTTCTGCATCCATTGACCGAAATTCATTGCGGCGCGCCTCCGCTGACGCGCACTGCCATGCCGTCCTTCAACTCATAGTTGCCACTGACGACGAGGCCTGCCGTGCCGTCGATCGAGCCGTCCACCCCGTAGCGGTCGCCGTTCTCGATCTGCGTGACCACCGCCACGCGGCGAGCCCTGTTTTGTGGCGTGATCTGGAACACGTACGCGCCGGTCCCGTCTTTCAGCACGGCGGCACGCGGCACGACCCAATGCGTGCCGCTGCGCGTCGCGATGTCGGCGCTGACTCGCGTGCCCGGAATGAACGCGCTCTGTTCGAGCGGTACGTTCGCGCCGACGTCGACGAGCTGGCTTTGCTGATCGACCGATGCGCCGACCAGCGTCACGTGTCCATCCGCCGAGGATTTCGCGAGCGCGGTGGAGAGGCCGTGCAGCGTGACGGTATCGCCGGCATGGATCGCGGCGGCGTCCGAGGGCTCGACGCCGAGCATCACGTTCGCACGCGTATCGCGGCCGGCGCCGCCGGCCAGTTGCAGGATCGCGGCGCCGGGTTGTACCTGATCGCCCTGTGCCGCGGATACCTGCAAAACCACGCCGTCGATCGGCGCCGCGACGATCTTGTTGCCGCTCGCGACACCCGTCTGGTTTTGCGCGGCGAGTGCCTGCTGTGCATCGTCGGCGGCCTTGCGGGCCGTGGCGAGTTGCGATTGCGTGGCGAGTCCTTTGCCGTACAGCGATTGCGTGCGCGCGAGTTCGCCTTGCGCCAGCGTCACGGCGCTTTTCGCCTGGGCCGCGGCGAGCACCGCGGCAGGATCGGCCTGGACGACGAATAGCGGTGTGCCTCGCGTCACGCGCTGGCCGGCCTGGACGCGCATCTGCACGATCCGCGCGAGGTACGGCAGATTAACGGTGGTCAGATTCGACGCGGACGCCGCGACGATGCCATAGGCTCGGACCGGTTGCGCAATGACGGCGCGTTGCACCCGTACGATTTGCACGGATACGACGGATTGATCGGCCGCATCGCCGGTGGCGGATACACCGGATGCACCGGCTGCACCGGCTGCGCTGGCCGCATCTGCCGTATGAACGGCTGCGCTCATCAGTGCGACGCAGGCAAATGAAATCGCATAAGAGGCGATGCGCGGCCGCCGTGCCGAAAGAGGGCTATTTCGCATGAGTTTCGCTAAAGGTCTGAGCAGAGGAAAAAGCGTCGGGGATCGCGCTGCCCAACAGCGCCTGCAAACCGACGCGTTGTTCGGCGAGCGATTCGCGCAGGGTGGCGACGTCGACCCGTTTGGTGAGCGCCGCGCTTTGCGCGTCGGTGTAGGCGCCGAGCGCAAGATCGTGCTGTGCATAGGCCGCGGCCGCGTGTTGCGCGGCGAGGTCGACATCGGGCAGCGCAGCCTCGGTTTGTTGCAACTGCTGCGTGAGAATCTCGCTGTCGGCACGTATATGAGCGACATCGGCATAGGCCTGATTCAGGCGCGATTGATATTCGTCACGCAGGCGCTGACGGGTTGCTTTTTCAATCGCGACGTTGCCTTGATTGCGATTGAAAATCGGCAGGCTCAGATTGATCTGGAAGCCGCTGGTGTATATGTTCGAGGTGTCGCGCGCCCGCACGAAACCCACGGAAAGGCTCGGGAACTGGCTGAGAATCGCCGCACGGTACTTCTGCTCCTGCGCTTCATAGCCCGCCTGAAGCGCGATCAGATCCGGGCGCCGCTGCGCGAGTTTCGCGAGCGCTGCATCAAGCGTGGCGTCGGACAGTGCGCTTATGTCTTCGCTGCCTGCGAGTTGCAGTTGCACGTCGGGCGAGAGGCCGAGCAGCGCGTTCAGATCAT
This window contains:
- a CDS encoding IS3 family transposase (programmed frameshift); its protein translation is MRRYSAETREWVVKQMMPPFNRAVIELAGATGITTVTLRAWRQSARQAGGFMPGNGKTSDQWSSADKFRVVLETASLNEVETSEYCRSKGIYPEQIRQWRQACEQANVPEAKLTAAQRKEVKAHQKRIRELERQLKRSDAARAEAAALLNLRKKAGRDLGQGRGRLISSPDRDEAMQLIDEAVRQGACRSRACEQLGLSIRSVQRWRLLPHDGRTQVKRAAPPNRLSEAERQAVLDAANRPGYASLTPHQIVPKLADEGVYLASESTFYRVLKAAGQGQRRGRARAPQRRTLTTHCADGPNQVWCWDITWMPTTVRGRYFYWYMMKDIYSRKLVMNEVWEQESAEHASVLLAKGCLREGVAGRPLVLHSDNGSAMKGATMRAAMIDLGVQPSFSRPRVSNDNAFAESLFRTAKYCPLWPEQPFDTLEAARQWVQRFVQWYNEEHCHSGLKYVSPGQRHRGEASDLLARRRALYRSARMRNPARWSGAIRNWHLADAVYLNPERTSASAQMYRQAA
- the hpnK gene encoding hopanoid biosynthesis-associated protein HpnK, which translates into the protein MAAKPRGLIVTADDFGLHQRVNLAVEQAHRHGVLTAASLMIGAPAADDAVARARALPGLRVGLHLVLADGDAVTPRDGIAALVDEHGRFGDNMVRDGVRFFFLPHVRKQLAREIRAQFEAFAKTGLMLDHVNTHKHFHLHPTVLGLILEIGREYGMRAMRLPFEVSAPVWLRPWISRVRARLDRAGIVHNDYVVGIADSGRMDEAVWLAALADLPHGVGEIYCHPAFAGDRVLSDGMRDYRHADELQALLSPRVGEAIRGLGVRVGGFGDVFKG
- a CDS encoding efflux RND transporter periplasmic adaptor subunit, whose protein sequence is MSAAVHTADAASAAGAAGASGVSATGDAADQSVVSVQIVRVQRAVIAQPVRAYGIVAASASNLTTVNLPYLARIVQMRVQAGQRVTRGTPLFVVQADPAAVLAAAQAKSAVTLAQGELARTQSLYGKGLATQSQLATARKAADDAQQALAAQNQTGVASGNKIVAAPIDGVVLQVSAAQGDQVQPGAAILQLAGGAGRDTRANVMLGVEPSDAAAIHAGDTVTLHGLSTALAKSSADGHVTLVGASVDQQSQLVDVGANVPLEQSAFIPGTRVSADIATRSGTHWVVPRAAVLKDGTGAYVFQITPQNRARRVAVVTQIENGDRYGVDGSIDGTAGLVVSGNYELKDGMAVRVSGGAPQ
- a CDS encoding efflux RND transporter permease subunit, with product MNFGQWMQKHRRSLLFVIALLAIAGALTAFRLPISLFPNVAFPRAVVSLDAGDRPAEQMATLVTMPVEEALRRVPNVRDVESTTSRGAAEISINFDWGTDMAQATLQAQSAISEILATLPQGTSMQVRRMDPTVFPVLAYSLTSKQQSLSALRDLAQFQMRPLLSSVEGVARVDVTGGAQDEFEVAIDPARLAAYKLSLPDVSKAIGASNVLMANGRIEDHDKLYLVIANTTITRLDELRNVVVSSNGATQIRLGDIATVRQGVVPQWMRVTADGQDAVLLNVYQQPGANSVAMAKAIRAKLADFQHQMPAGVHLSNWYDQSELVIASATSVRDAIMIGVVLAAFTLFAFLRNWKITAIAVALVPVVMAATILLLDVFGMGFNIMTLGGMAAAVGLVIDDAIVMIEHIVRRMREGGAHKFHGRVMAAALEFTRPLAGSSAATLIIFVPLAFLSGVTGAFFKALSVTMASALFISFLVTWLAVPILCDRWLTPKDAEEHKETRFASWMNRRYGFLIEHVTARPPLVLLGVVPLIVVAAFAFTRVGSGFMPSMDEGGFVLDYHTEPGTSVTETDRLMKQIEGIIRANPNIATYSRRTGAGLGGDLNEPNKGDFFIRLKSSGREPIETVMEEVRSKIETQVPGVNIELAQLMEDLIGDLTAVPQPVQIKIYSDDQTTLDTTARNVAARIGKIQGVVDVNDGINPAGDALELHIRPEAAAAEGMDPQSIAQAVSDMVEGNLATQFQSGPKTVGVRVRVAGALKLTDTQLGQLQIRAPDGHLFALNRVADQVTVTGQPEISRDNLKRMVAVTARIDGRDLGSTIADVQRVLSDGSLLPAGVYYELGGLYQQQQIAFKGLLTVFGAAIALVFGLLLFLYERFRVALAVMAMPLLAAGAVFIGLWVTGIELNISAMMGMTMIIGIVTEVAIFYVSELQGLIRDEGVRFEEALIAAGRNRLRPIAMTTIAAILALLPLAFALGQGSAMQQPLAVAIISGLIVQLPLVLLLLPVVLKLLMKKGGV
- a CDS encoding response regulator, whose product is MRVLLVEDDDLIGCGIEAGLRQAGFTVDWARDGHKAGLALDTTAYALVLLDLGLPRVSGMDLLKRLRDAGKDVPVLVLTARGTVVDRVGGLEAGADDYLGKPFDLTELIARCRALLRRAQGRSIELIHYQDLTVNPAAQTVEIGNTRVPLTSREWAILMQLLTNQGIPQSRSRLEESLYGWQEEIESNAIEVHVSNLRKKLGAKLIRTVRNIGYVVEKA
- the hpnI gene encoding bacteriohopanetetrol glucosamine biosynthesis glycosyltransferase HpnI is translated as MAAHSLTAYQWVLLFGCASASLYAMLAAVAMPFFAARRGRTARAAAAASAASRAADVLTPFAGVGVSVLKPLCGAEPRLYENLRTFCDQRHGNFQLVLGVSSPDDPAIAVVRRLQAAYPGHDIELAVDTRVHGSNLKVSNLINMAERARHELIVIADSDIAVEADYLDSVAAPLADPRVGVVTCLYVAQGVGGFWPRVGALFINEWFAPSVRVAHAVGSRRFGFGATLALRRATLERIGGFDALKDCLADDYWLAEHVRARGLRTVLSRVMVATDVIEPTFSALWQRETRWLRTIRSVNPPGFASLIITFPTPWLLAGAWLTHSLASAPFDGVHLWAALASGAGTAAGFAARMLLHLRSARHERTFWRDLPLVPLRDVLLMFQWLAAAFGSHVVWRGQRVRVDTSTSTTQPAALRVMDVMETSDGG
- a CDS encoding IS30 family transposase; amino-acid sequence: MGKIYEHLSVEERGVIFAMKMENRKSSEIALALQRSRSTISRELRRNNWKPKHERGALGRPPVAGGYNATSAGRRAAQLRHKPRRERKLQPEGALWAEVRQHLDECHSPEQISAELKRTHPDEPALNASHETIYNAIYAMPRGELKRELVGLLRQGRSTRKPRTRGEDRRGKLVDMASIHIRPPEANERRIAGHWEGDLIKGAGNRSAVGTLIDRSTLFVMLVKMEDSTAEAALKAYSAAFAPLDPDLLKTLTYDQGKEMALHKKLAETTGIKVYFCDPHSPWQRGICENTNGLLRQFLPKGVDLSKFTQRELDAIALNLNRRPRKTLGWRRPGEVFIDNCARQGIVIDPAVALGI